From Streptomyces sp. NBC_00775, one genomic window encodes:
- a CDS encoding amidohydrolase family protein, giving the protein MSDRAVLHVKGRVLVGPDDVRDELWVVGGRIAYERPAGARDVRTVEGWALPGLVDAHCHVGLDHHGPVAEDVSEKQALTDREAGTLLIRDAGSPSDTRWIDDRDDLPKIIRAGRHIARTRRYIRNYAHEIEPEDLVAYVADEARRGDGWVKLVGDWLDRGTGDLGACWPRDAVEAAIAEAHRLGARVTAHCFAEDSLRDLVEAGIDCVEHATGLTEDTIPLFAERGVAIVPTLVNIATFPGLADGGEAKFPRWSAHMRRLHERRYDTVRAAYDAGIPVYVGTDAGGSLAHGLVGAEVAELVTAGIPPVEALSATTWGARRWLGRPGLEEGAPADLVVYEGDPRADVRVLAAPRRVVLNGRVIG; this is encoded by the coding sequence ATGAGCGATCGCGCGGTGCTGCACGTGAAGGGACGGGTGCTCGTCGGGCCCGACGACGTCCGGGACGAACTGTGGGTCGTCGGCGGGAGAATCGCGTACGAGCGGCCCGCCGGCGCCCGTGACGTCCGTACCGTCGAGGGCTGGGCGCTGCCCGGCCTCGTCGACGCGCACTGCCATGTCGGGCTCGACCACCACGGCCCGGTCGCGGAGGACGTCTCGGAGAAGCAGGCACTCACCGACCGCGAGGCCGGCACCCTGCTGATCCGGGACGCGGGCTCGCCCTCCGACACCCGCTGGATCGACGACCGCGACGACCTCCCGAAGATCATCCGCGCGGGCCGCCACATCGCCCGCACCCGCCGCTACATCCGCAATTACGCGCACGAGATCGAGCCGGAGGACCTGGTCGCGTACGTCGCCGACGAGGCCCGGCGCGGCGACGGCTGGGTCAAGCTGGTGGGCGACTGGCTCGACCGCGGCACCGGCGACCTGGGCGCCTGCTGGCCCCGCGACGCCGTCGAGGCCGCGATCGCCGAGGCGCACCGGCTGGGCGCGCGGGTGACCGCGCACTGTTTCGCGGAGGACTCGCTCCGGGACCTGGTCGAGGCGGGCATCGACTGCGTCGAGCACGCCACGGGCCTCACGGAGGACACCATCCCGCTGTTCGCCGAGCGCGGGGTCGCGATCGTCCCCACGCTCGTCAACATCGCGACCTTCCCGGGGCTCGCGGACGGCGGGGAGGCGAAGTTCCCGCGCTGGTCGGCGCACATGCGACGGCTGCACGAGCGGCGCTACGACACCGTGCGCGCCGCCTACGACGCCGGAATCCCCGTCTACGTCGGCACGGACGCCGGCGGCTCACTGGCCCACGGACTGGTCGGCGCCGAGGTCGCCGAGCTCGTCACCGCCGGCATCCCGCCCGTCGAGGCGCTGTCGGCCACCACCTGGGGCGCACGGCGGTGGCTGGGACGGCCCGGCCTGGAGGAGGGGGCACCCGCGGACCTCGTGGTGTACGAGGGCGATCCGCGCGCGGACGTACGGGTGCTGGCGGCTCCGCGGCGGGTCGTGCTGAACGGACGGGTGATCGGCTAG
- a CDS encoding serine hydrolase domain-containing protein, whose protein sequence is MPHSSTRLRRGAVSAMAMGTLIAPLAGGTAFAAPAPTHTTATAVTSTEPPSPSPSDSPATGVRTLTPAVERQLDATVQQVMREANIPGVTFGVWTPDQGTYVRSLGVADKATGEPMARDMYIRIGSETKTFTVTALLKLVDEGKIGLDDPISKYIDGVPNGDKITLRNLAGMRSGLFNYSEDPGFFKALTTDPRAPFTPQQLLDYSFKHPVLFQPGEKFYYCNTNLILLGLVVEKISGQPLQDYIKKNVLTPAGLNHTVFPTDAAFPAPHPQGYTDQTASGQVETATDWNPSWGWAAGAIISTLDDLRVWAPTVATGVFPDGTTMISPATQKQRLTTPPTGIKGAGYGLGIFNVQGWIGHNGSLPGYETLTIYLPSARATLVVVLNTDINYQKIIEPSTLVGQAITKIISPQHVFNLPAQPAAQ, encoded by the coding sequence ATGCCGCACTCGTCGACACGATTGCGCAGGGGGGCCGTCAGCGCCATGGCGATGGGGACGCTCATAGCGCCGCTCGCGGGTGGAACCGCCTTCGCGGCACCCGCGCCGACGCACACCACGGCGACCGCCGTCACCTCCACCGAACCGCCCTCACCGTCCCCGTCCGACTCGCCCGCGACCGGCGTCCGTACGCTCACCCCCGCCGTGGAACGGCAACTCGACGCCACCGTGCAGCAGGTCATGCGGGAGGCGAACATCCCCGGGGTGACGTTCGGGGTGTGGACACCCGACCAGGGGACTTACGTCCGGTCGCTCGGGGTCGCCGACAAGGCCACCGGCGAGCCGATGGCGCGGGACATGTACATCCGGATCGGCAGCGAGACCAAGACCTTCACCGTGACGGCGTTGCTGAAGCTGGTCGACGAGGGAAAGATCGGCCTGGACGATCCGATCAGCAAGTACATCGACGGTGTGCCCAACGGAGACAAGATCACACTGCGCAACCTCGCCGGAATGCGCAGCGGACTCTTCAACTACTCCGAGGATCCCGGCTTCTTCAAGGCGCTGACGACCGATCCTCGGGCGCCGTTCACCCCGCAGCAGCTGCTCGACTACTCGTTCAAGCATCCCGTGCTGTTCCAGCCGGGCGAGAAGTTCTACTACTGCAACACCAACCTCATCCTGCTCGGCCTGGTCGTCGAGAAGATCAGCGGTCAGCCGCTTCAGGACTACATCAAGAAGAACGTCCTCACTCCGGCCGGACTGAATCACACGGTCTTCCCGACCGACGCGGCGTTCCCGGCCCCGCACCCGCAGGGGTACACGGACCAGACCGCCAGCGGGCAGGTCGAGACCGCGACCGACTGGAACCCCTCCTGGGGCTGGGCGGCCGGCGCGATCATCTCCACTCTGGATGATCTGCGCGTCTGGGCGCCCACGGTGGCCACGGGCGTGTTTCCCGACGGCACCACCATGATCAGCCCCGCCACCCAGAAGCAGCGGCTCACGACGCCCCCGACCGGAATCAAGGGCGCCGGGTACGGCCTCGGCATCTTCAACGTCCAGGGCTGGATCGGGCACAACGGCTCGCTGCCGGGCTACGAGACCCTGACCATCTATCTTCCGTCGGCGCGGGCGACCCTCGTCGTGGTGCTGAACACCGACATCAACTATCAGAAGATCATCGAGCCCAGCACCCTCGTCGGCCAGGCGATCACGAAGATCATCAGCCCGCAGCACGTCTTCAACCTGCCCGCACAGCCCGCGGCCCAATGA
- a CDS encoding SCO1860 family LAETG-anchored protein produces MNSNNFRMPARRLTATAAATVLAAGPVALAGAGSAHATTDHGRAGAVVLRTGLDVSLLNKTVNVPLAVSLNEVRAPRSARKTALTAQLDGVDGGRPFSVLRADVATAKATVSAGKAEGYTRLAHAAVHIPGLPLLSLIEVEQVTSKATCEAGKKPVAGSNLLGSVTVLGKKVTLSVGGPTVVTVPGVGEVRLDLSKTETTSRTAAASALELKVSVNPLKLNVAEVEGTVTLAGATCESPAAPAVESGKPADPVSDVKPQGAAGEAGLAETGGSSVTPYVAGGAVALLAAGGGALALTRRRRP; encoded by the coding sequence TTGAACAGCAACAATTTCCGCATGCCCGCACGCCGTTTGACCGCCACCGCGGCGGCGACCGTCCTCGCCGCCGGTCCCGTGGCGCTGGCTGGCGCGGGCTCCGCTCACGCGACCACCGACCATGGTCGTGCCGGCGCCGTCGTGCTCCGCACCGGGCTCGATGTGTCCCTGCTCAACAAGACGGTGAACGTGCCGCTCGCGGTCTCCCTCAACGAGGTGCGGGCGCCGCGGAGCGCCCGGAAGACCGCGCTCACCGCCCAGTTGGACGGCGTCGACGGTGGGCGTCCGTTCAGTGTGCTGCGCGCGGACGTCGCCACCGCGAAGGCCACGGTGTCCGCCGGGAAGGCCGAGGGGTACACGCGTCTCGCGCACGCGGCGGTCCATATTCCCGGGCTGCCGCTGCTGTCGCTCATCGAGGTCGAGCAGGTGACGTCGAAGGCGACGTGCGAGGCGGGGAAGAAGCCCGTCGCCGGCTCGAACCTTCTCGGCTCGGTCACTGTCCTCGGCAAGAAGGTGACGCTGTCGGTGGGCGGGCCGACCGTGGTGACGGTGCCGGGGGTCGGTGAGGTGCGGCTCGATCTCTCGAAGACCGAGACCACCTCCCGTACGGCGGCCGCGTCCGCGCTCGAACTCAAGGTGTCCGTCAACCCGTTGAAGCTGAATGTGGCTGAGGTCGAGGGGACGGTGACACTGGCCGGGGCGACGTGTGAGTCTCCGGCTGCGCCGGCCGTCGAGTCGGGCAAGCCCGCCGATCCGGTGTCCGATGTGAAGCCCCAGGGGGCTGCGGGGGAGGCCGGTCTCGCGGAGACCGGGGGGAGTTCCGTGACGCCGTACGTCGCGGGTGGGGCGGTTGCCCTGCTGGCGGCGGGAGGCGGAGCGCTCGCCCTGACGCGCCGCCGCCGGCCCTGA
- the cobC gene encoding Rv2231c family pyridoxal phosphate-dependent protein CobC has protein sequence MRTEGEGEGVAHDLRHHGDAEVRDDGSALTDLAVNVRADTPPPWLRERIAASLTGLGLAAYPDGRAARAAVAARHGLPVERVLLTAGAAEAFVLLARALKVRQPVIVHPQFTEPEAALRDAGHTVDRVLLREEDGFRLNPAAVPEDADLVVIGNPTNPTSVLHPAASIAELARPGRVLVVDEAFMDAVPGEREALAGRTDVPGLVVLRSLTKTWGLAGLRIGYVLADPETITELERAQPLWPVSTPALAAAEACMSSQALAEAAHAAHRIAADRAHLVAGLKEFEEDGLRVVEPAEGPFVLIRLPHAAAVRRHLRGLGFAVRRGDTFPGLDEEWLRVAVRNRSTVNRFLQALDRAVTVTAG, from the coding sequence ATGCGAACTGAGGGGGAGGGCGAGGGCGTCGCGCACGATTTGCGTCACCACGGTGACGCCGAGGTGCGCGACGACGGTTCCGCGCTCACCGATCTCGCCGTGAACGTCCGTGCGGACACGCCTCCTCCGTGGTTGCGTGAGCGGATCGCCGCGTCGCTGACCGGGCTCGGGCTCGCGGCCTACCCGGACGGGCGTGCCGCACGGGCCGCGGTCGCCGCGCGACACGGGCTGCCGGTGGAGCGGGTGCTGCTCACGGCCGGCGCCGCCGAGGCCTTCGTGCTGCTGGCGCGCGCCCTGAAGGTGCGTCAGCCGGTCATCGTGCACCCGCAGTTCACGGAGCCGGAGGCGGCGCTGCGGGACGCCGGGCACACGGTCGACCGCGTGCTGCTGCGCGAGGAGGACGGTTTCCGGCTGAACCCCGCGGCCGTCCCCGAGGACGCGGATCTCGTCGTGATCGGCAATCCGACCAATCCGACGTCGGTGCTGCACCCGGCCGCGTCGATCGCCGAACTCGCCCGGCCCGGGCGGGTGCTGGTGGTCGACGAGGCGTTCATGGACGCGGTGCCGGGTGAGCGGGAGGCGCTCGCCGGCCGGACGGACGTGCCCGGCCTCGTCGTCCTGCGCAGCCTCACGAAGACGTGGGGGCTGGCGGGGCTCCGCATCGGCTACGTCCTCGCCGACCCCGAGACGATCACCGAGCTGGAGCGCGCGCAGCCGCTGTGGCCCGTCTCCACGCCCGCCCTCGCCGCCGCCGAGGCCTGTATGTCCTCCCAGGCGCTGGCGGAGGCCGCGCATGCCGCGCACCGGATCGCCGCCGATCGGGCGCATCTCGTGGCCGGGCTGAAGGAGTTCGAGGAGGACGGGCTGCGGGTCGTGGAACCCGCGGAGGGTCCCTTCGTCCTGATCCGCCTCCCTCACGCCGCTGCCGTACGGCGCCACCTCCGGGGCCTCGGCTTCGCCGTCCGGCGCGGGGACACGTTTCCCGGGCTCGACGAGGAGTGGCTGCGGGTGGCGGTACGGAACCGCTCGACCGTCAACCGGTTCCTCCAGGCACTGGACCGCGCGGTAACGGTGACAGCGGGCTGA
- a CDS encoding sirohydrochlorin chelatase has product MTTPAPALLIAGHGTRDEAGAEAFRDFVRELGRRHPELPVAGGFIELSPPPLGDAVTELVEQGVRRFAAVPLMLVSAGHAKGDIPAALAREKERHPGISYTYGRPLGPHPSLLAVLERRLDEALGGTVRTPEDRADVTVLLVGRGSTDPDANAEVHKAARLLWEGRGYAGVETAFVSLAAPDVPSGLDRCVKLGARRIVVLPYFLFTGILPDRVRQQTEGWAAAHPDVEVRSADVIGPEPELLDLVMERYREAVKGDVRMNCDSCVYRIALPGFEDKVGLPQQPHFHPDDDGHHHHGHHGGHTHSHPHSHAN; this is encoded by the coding sequence GTGACCACCCCTGCCCCCGCCCTGCTCATCGCCGGACACGGCACCCGGGACGAGGCCGGAGCCGAGGCCTTCCGTGACTTCGTACGGGAGTTGGGGCGCCGTCACCCCGAACTGCCCGTCGCCGGCGGGTTCATCGAGCTGTCGCCGCCGCCGCTGGGTGACGCCGTGACCGAGCTGGTCGAGCAGGGGGTACGGCGTTTCGCCGCCGTGCCGCTGATGCTGGTGTCCGCCGGGCACGCCAAGGGCGACATCCCGGCGGCGCTGGCCCGTGAGAAGGAGCGGCACCCGGGGATCTCGTACACCTACGGGCGTCCGCTGGGCCCGCACCCGTCGCTGCTGGCCGTCCTGGAACGGCGGCTGGACGAGGCCCTCGGCGGTACGGTCCGTACGCCCGAGGACCGGGCCGATGTGACCGTGCTGCTCGTCGGCCGCGGCTCCACCGACCCGGACGCCAACGCCGAGGTGCACAAGGCGGCACGGCTGCTGTGGGAGGGCCGGGGGTACGCGGGTGTCGAGACGGCGTTCGTGTCGCTGGCGGCGCCGGACGTGCCGTCGGGCCTTGACCGCTGTGTGAAGCTGGGCGCCCGCCGGATCGTCGTCCTGCCGTACTTCCTCTTCACCGGGATCCTCCCCGACCGGGTACGGCAGCAGACCGAGGGCTGGGCGGCCGCGCACCCGGACGTCGAGGTGCGGTCGGCCGACGTGATCGGTCCGGAGCCGGAGCTGCTCGACCTCGTCATGGAGCGCTACCGGGAGGCCGTCAAGGGCGACGTCCGGATGAACTGCGACTCCTGCGTCTACCGGATCGCCCTGCCCGGCTTCGAGGACAAGGTGGGGCTCCCCCAGCAGCCGCACTTCCACCCGGACGACGACGGTCACCACCACCACGGACACCACGGTGGTCACACGCACTCGCACCCTCACTCGCATGCGAACTGA
- a CDS encoding precorrin-8X methylmutase: MSQVFPESRVVHPIEQESFRRLRARLDTSHFAPLTRAVVERVIHSAADLDYASDLVTDEGALEKAHAALHAGAPVVVDVEMVAAGITRRDTVCRLKGAKSGPGLTRSAHAIRLAYEEVGPGALWVIGCAPTALEELLTLDASPALVIGLPVGFVGAAESKAALRESGLPAVSNVSEKGGSAVAAAALNALLYHPVSQAAKASPSVKEKS; the protein is encoded by the coding sequence GTGAGCCAGGTGTTCCCGGAGAGCCGGGTCGTGCACCCCATCGAGCAGGAGTCCTTCCGGCGGCTGCGCGCCCGCCTGGACACCTCGCACTTCGCGCCGCTGACGCGCGCGGTGGTGGAGCGGGTCATCCACTCCGCCGCCGACCTCGACTACGCGAGCGACCTCGTCACGGACGAGGGCGCCCTGGAGAAGGCGCACGCCGCGCTGCACGCCGGGGCGCCGGTAGTGGTGGACGTGGAGATGGTCGCGGCGGGCATCACGCGTCGCGACACCGTCTGCCGGCTGAAGGGCGCCAAGTCCGGCCCCGGCCTTACCCGTTCGGCGCACGCGATCCGGCTCGCGTACGAGGAGGTCGGCCCGGGGGCCCTCTGGGTGATCGGCTGCGCGCCGACCGCCCTGGAGGAGCTGCTGACACTGGACGCCTCGCCCGCGCTCGTCATCGGTCTGCCCGTCGGTTTCGTCGGCGCGGCCGAGTCGAAGGCCGCGCTCCGCGAAAGCGGGCTGCCCGCGGTCAGCAACGTGTCCGAGAAGGGCGGTTCGGCGGTCGCCGCCGCCGCGCTCAACGCCCTTCTGTACCACCCCGTTTCACAGGCCGCCAAGGCTTCACCGTCCGTCAAGGAGAAATCGTGA
- the cobJ gene encoding precorrin-3B C(17)-methyltransferase: MIGLISATAAGAVARDRLATAWPTRVRVYDGPVGDAVRAAFAECDQLVCFLATGAVVRLVAPLLGDKASDPGVVCVDEAGRFAVSLVGGHGGGANELAREVGELLGAEPVVTTATDSVGVPGLDTLGFPVEGDVAGVSRAMLDGEPVVLEAEVSWPLPALPANVGNPALDAVPTRPALRDDCPQQYRLRISDRVVERANAEVVLRPPSLVVGVGASKGAPADEVLGLVEDALRDAGLSVKSVAELATVDAKADEPGIVEAAARLGVPVVTYTAEELAKVEVPNPSDAPLAAVGTPSVAEAAALVRGGELLVPKRKSERADGQPAMATCAVVRRVARGRLAVVGLGPGARDLLTPRAKDELRRASVLVGLDQYVDQIRDLLRPGTRILESGLGAEEERARTAVAEARRGQAVALIGSGDAGVYAMASPALAEASDDIDVVGVPGVTAALAAGAILGAPLGHDHVSISLSDLHTPWEVIERRVRAAAEADIVVTFYNPRSRGRDWQLPKALAILAGHREPTTPVGVVRNASRPDESSRVTTLGSLDPAIVDMMTVVTVGNTATREIAGRMVTPRGYRWQEEPK, translated from the coding sequence GTGATCGGCCTGATTTCCGCCACGGCGGCGGGGGCGGTGGCCCGCGACCGGCTGGCCACGGCTTGGCCCACACGTGTCCGTGTGTACGACGGGCCCGTCGGGGACGCCGTACGGGCCGCGTTCGCGGAGTGCGACCAGCTGGTGTGCTTCCTTGCCACGGGGGCGGTCGTACGTCTCGTCGCACCCCTGCTGGGCGACAAGGCCTCCGACCCGGGCGTCGTGTGCGTCGACGAGGCGGGGCGGTTTGCCGTGTCCCTCGTCGGAGGGCATGGGGGCGGGGCGAATGAACTCGCCCGCGAGGTCGGCGAGTTGCTCGGCGCGGAGCCTGTGGTGACGACGGCGACGGACTCCGTCGGGGTGCCGGGGCTGGACACGCTCGGCTTCCCGGTGGAGGGTGATGTCGCCGGGGTGTCCAGGGCCATGCTGGACGGGGAACCCGTGGTGCTGGAGGCGGAGGTGAGCTGGCCTCTGCCCGCGCTGCCGGCGAACGTGGGGAACCCGGCGCTGGACGCTGTGCCCACCCGTCCCGCCCTGCGGGACGACTGCCCACAGCAGTACCGGCTGCGGATCAGCGACCGTGTGGTCGAGCGCGCCAACGCCGAAGTTGTCCTCCGGCCGCCGTCCCTCGTCGTCGGCGTCGGGGCCTCGAAGGGCGCCCCGGCCGACGAGGTCCTCGGGCTCGTCGAAGACGCTCTCCGCGACGCCGGGCTGTCCGTGAAGTCCGTCGCGGAGCTGGCGACCGTCGATGCCAAGGCCGACGAGCCCGGCATCGTCGAGGCCGCCGCGCGGCTCGGGGTGCCCGTAGTGACGTACACCGCCGAGGAGTTGGCGAAGGTGGAGGTGCCGAACCCCTCGGACGCGCCGCTCGCCGCCGTCGGCACCCCCTCCGTCGCGGAGGCCGCCGCGCTCGTCCGCGGGGGTGAACTCCTCGTCCCCAAGCGGAAGTCGGAGCGTGCGGACGGGCAGCCCGCGATGGCGACCTGTGCCGTCGTGCGTCGGGTGGCGCGCGGGCGGCTCGCGGTGGTCGGGCTCGGGCCCGGCGCCCGTGACCTGCTCACGCCGCGCGCGAAGGACGAGCTGCGGCGGGCGTCCGTGCTCGTCGGGCTCGACCAGTACGTCGACCAGATCCGCGATCTGCTGCGGCCCGGCACCCGGATCCTGGAGTCGGGGCTCGGTGCCGAGGAGGAGCGGGCGCGGACGGCGGTGGCGGAGGCCCGGCGCGGGCAGGCCGTCGCGCTGATCGGCAGCGGCGACGCGGGCGTGTACGCGATGGCGTCGCCCGCGCTGGCCGAGGCGTCCGACGACATCGACGTGGTCGGGGTGCCGGGCGTGACCGCCGCGCTCGCGGCCGGGGCGATCCTGGGCGCGCCGCTCGGCCACGACCATGTGTCGATCAGCCTCTCCGATCTCCACACTCCCTGGGAGGTCATCGAGCGCCGGGTACGGGCCGCGGCGGAGGCCGACATCGTGGTGACGTTCTACAACCCCCGCAGCCGGGGACGCGACTGGCAGCTTCCGAAGGCCCTCGCGATCCTCGCCGGGCACCGGGAGCCGACGACGCCGGTGGGTGTCGTACGCAACGCCTCCCGGCCGGACGAGTCGAGCCGGGTGACGACGCTGGGGTCCCTGGATCCGGCGATCGTCGACATGATGACGGTCGTGACCGTGGGCAACACGGCGACCCGTGAGATCGCCGGGCGCATGGTGACGCCGCGCGGCTACCGCTGGCAGGAGGAACCCAAGTGA
- the cbiE gene encoding precorrin-6y C5,15-methyltransferase (decarboxylating) subunit CbiE: MIVVVGTGTGAPLPPDAEAQLADAGLVVGARRHLTAARLPEGAERIVLGPLAPALEAIELYLEKRDGRVVVLASGDPGFFGIVRALAERFGAERLDVRPGVSSVATAFARLGLPWDDAVVVSAHGRDLRTALNVCRSHPKVAVLTGPGSGPAELGAALAYRSGDRVLVVASALGDPGHERVERVTPAEAAARDWGTAVSVVLCLDESRALAPVRTVAGPPSGPSRWALDESEFTHRDSMISKFEVRALALARLGPRLGELIWDVGAGSGSVAVECARFGAAVTAVEKTLDGVERIRANAEAHGVDVRVVHGAAPTVLSDLDDPDAVFIGGGGRELPAIVTVCARRARRAVVVAMAALDRVPAAREALTGAGFDCDGVLLQSSRLAPLPGGVSRLSATNPVFLLWGVRPPARTEGVPQ; this comes from the coding sequence GTGATCGTCGTGGTCGGTACGGGGACGGGGGCGCCGTTGCCTCCGGACGCCGAGGCCCAGCTCGCCGACGCCGGGCTCGTCGTGGGCGCCCGGCGGCATCTGACGGCGGCGCGGCTGCCGGAGGGCGCCGAGCGCATCGTCCTGGGGCCGCTGGCACCCGCTCTGGAAGCGATCGAACTGTATCTGGAGAAGCGGGACGGCCGGGTCGTCGTCCTCGCCTCCGGCGACCCCGGTTTCTTCGGGATCGTCCGCGCGCTGGCCGAGCGGTTCGGGGCGGAGCGGCTGGACGTCCGCCCCGGTGTCTCGTCCGTCGCCACCGCCTTCGCGCGGCTCGGGCTGCCCTGGGACGACGCGGTGGTCGTGAGCGCGCACGGGCGCGACCTGCGCACCGCGCTGAACGTCTGCCGCTCGCACCCGAAGGTGGCCGTGCTCACCGGTCCCGGCTCCGGGCCCGCCGAGCTGGGCGCCGCCCTCGCGTACCGCTCCGGCGATCGCGTCCTCGTCGTGGCGAGCGCCCTCGGCGACCCCGGCCACGAGCGCGTGGAGCGGGTCACGCCCGCCGAGGCCGCGGCCCGTGACTGGGGTACGGCGGTGAGCGTCGTCCTGTGCCTGGACGAGTCACGTGCCCTCGCCCCCGTACGGACCGTCGCCGGACCGCCGTCCGGGCCTTCCCGATGGGCCCTGGACGAGAGCGAGTTCACCCACCGCGACTCGATGATCAGCAAGTTCGAGGTACGGGCGCTCGCGCTGGCCCGGCTGGGGCCGCGCCTCGGCGAGCTGATCTGGGACGTCGGCGCGGGCTCCGGGTCCGTCGCCGTCGAGTGCGCGCGGTTCGGCGCCGCCGTCACCGCGGTCGAGAAGACGCTCGACGGGGTCGAGCGGATCCGTGCCAACGCCGAGGCGCACGGCGTGGACGTACGAGTCGTGCATGGGGCCGCGCCCACGGTGCTGTCCGATCTGGACGATCCGGACGCGGTCTTCATCGGCGGCGGCGGGCGCGAACTGCCCGCCATCGTCACGGTCTGCGCGCGGCGGGCCCGGCGTGCCGTCGTGGTCGCCATGGCCGCGCTCGACCGGGTGCCCGCTGCCCGGGAGGCGCTCACCGGCGCCGGGTTCGACTGCGACGGCGTGCTGCTGCAGTCGTCCCGGCTCGCGCCGCTGCCGGGTGGCGTCAGCCGGCTGTCGGCCACCAATCCCGTTTTTCTGCTGTGGGGCGTCCGGCCTCCGGCCCGTACCGAAGGAGTCCCCCAGTGA
- the cobM gene encoding precorrin-4 C(11)-methyltransferase has translation MADAPTGKVTIVGAGPGAADLLTFRAARAIAEADVVIWAASLVQAEVLDHAREDAEILDSATMSLEDVVAVYERAAAEGLKVARIHSGDPALWGGTQEQLDRCADIGVETEIIPGVSSFSAVAALAQRELTIPEVAQSVILTRLGGGKTPMPPGEEVREFARHGTTMALFLSAARSGQLVRELLEGGYPTSTPVVVAYQATWPEELIVKCTIETLEETVKEHKLWKHTLFLVGPALDASGTRSHLYHPGHFHGFRKADPRARAELRAARKGSTS, from the coding sequence ATGGCCGATGCCCCCACCGGCAAGGTGACCATCGTCGGGGCAGGGCCCGGCGCCGCCGACCTGCTGACGTTCCGCGCCGCGCGTGCCATCGCCGAGGCCGACGTCGTGATCTGGGCGGCCAGCCTGGTGCAGGCCGAGGTCCTCGACCACGCGCGCGAGGACGCGGAGATCCTGGATTCCGCGACGATGTCCCTGGAGGACGTCGTCGCCGTGTACGAGCGGGCCGCGGCGGAAGGGCTGAAGGTGGCCCGGATCCACTCCGGCGATCCGGCCCTCTGGGGCGGTACGCAGGAGCAGCTCGACCGGTGTGCGGACATCGGCGTCGAGACCGAGATCATCCCCGGTGTCTCGTCCTTCTCCGCCGTGGCCGCGCTCGCGCAGCGCGAGCTGACGATTCCCGAGGTCGCGCAGTCCGTGATCCTCACCCGGCTCGGCGGCGGCAAGACGCCGATGCCGCCCGGGGAGGAGGTGCGGGAGTTCGCGCGGCACGGGACGACCATGGCGCTGTTCCTGTCCGCCGCGCGCAGCGGTCAGCTGGTACGGGAGCTCCTTGAGGGCGGTTATCCGACGTCCACTCCGGTCGTGGTCGCGTACCAGGCGACCTGGCCGGAGGAGCTGATCGTGAAGTGCACGATCGAGACGCTGGAGGAGACCGTCAAGGAGCACAAGCTCTGGAAGCACACCCTGTTCCTGGTCGGCCCGGCGCTCGACGCGAGCGGCACCCGCTCGCACCTCTACCACCCCGGTCACTTCCACGGCTTCCGCAAGGCCGACCCGCGGGCCCGCGCGGAGCTGCGTGCGGCGCGCAAGGGCAGTACGTCGTGA
- a CDS encoding ZIP family metal transporter produces MAVLVALGAFLMTLAGGWTAQRVTDRRHLVLGLAGGLMLGVVGLDLLPEALNAAGNEVFGVPAALLLFVAGFLLAHLVERLLAHRQAAHGGEENGGRAPEVGLTAASAMVGHSAMDGVAIGAAFQVGGGMGLAVALAVIAHDFADGFNTYTITSLYGNERRKAITMLFADAVAPVVGAASTLFVTIPEELLGGYLGLFGGVLLYLAAAEILPEAHHVHPARSTLLCTVAGVGFIWLVVGIAN; encoded by the coding sequence ATGGCGGTCCTCGTCGCGCTCGGCGCGTTCCTGATGACGCTGGCCGGCGGCTGGACGGCACAGCGCGTGACCGACCGCCGCCACCTGGTGCTGGGCCTCGCCGGCGGCCTGATGCTCGGCGTGGTCGGCCTGGACCTGCTGCCGGAGGCGCTGAACGCCGCGGGCAACGAGGTCTTCGGCGTACCGGCCGCCCTGCTGCTGTTCGTCGCCGGGTTCCTGCTGGCCCACTTGGTGGAGCGCCTGCTGGCCCACCGTCAGGCCGCGCACGGAGGCGAGGAGAACGGCGGACGCGCGCCCGAGGTGGGCCTGACGGCGGCCTCCGCGATGGTCGGCCACAGCGCGATGGACGGCGTAGCGATCGGCGCCGCCTTCCAGGTGGGCGGCGGCATGGGCCTGGCGGTCGCCCTCGCGGTGATCGCCCACGACTTCGCGGACGGCTTCAACACGTACACGATCACGAGCCTGTACGGGAACGAGCGCCGCAAGGCGATCACCATGCTGTTCGCGGACGCGGTGGCCCCGGTGGTCGGCGCCGCCTCCACGCTCTTCGTGACCATCCCGGAGGAGCTGCTCGGCGGCTATCTCGGCCTCTTCGGCGGTGTACTCCTCTACCTCGCCGCCGCCGAGATCCTCCCCGAGGCACACCACGTGCACCCGGCGCGCTCGACCCTGCTGTGCACGGTCGCGGGCGTGGGCTTCATCTGGCTGGTGGTGGGCATCGCGAACTGA